CTTAATTGAACAATGCATCACTACTGTATCTACCTATACTTTTTTAAATGGAGCTCTAGGTGAGATTTACTATCCAACAAGGGGTCTCAGACATGGAGATCCCTTGTCTCCTTACTTCTTCATCATTTGCATGAGTGTTCTTTCTAAAATGCTCATTGATGCAGAAGGTAAAAATAATATTCAAGTTATCAAGGTTACCACTTCTGCTCCCTCTGTAAGtcatttattctttgctgatgattgtcttGTGTTTACTAGGGCTACTGTCAAAGGAGCTAAGCACTTAAAGAGCATGTTAGATAACTTTAGTAAGTATTTTGGTCAAGCAATTAATTTTGATAAGTTAGGGTTAGCTTTTATTTCTAAAGGTGATCCTAGGATAAAATCCCACATTATATCCATTCTTAGAATTAAAAACCTTTGGTTTTGCTGATAAGCACTTAGGTGTTCCACTTCTGTTACAAAGGAATAAAATGGAAACTTTCAAACATCTCGGAGAGGCCCGTGAAAATAAATTAGCTTCATGGCAAGGAAAATATTTGAATTAACCTGAAAAGACAGTTCTCATTAAGTATACACTAGGAACTCTGGTATCTCATGATCTCTCTGTTTTTCCCGTGCCAAAAAAGTTAACTGATAAAATTGATGCAACTCATAGGAGGTTCTGGCGGAATAATAAAGGTTCTGCCAAAGGAGGCTATTTCATTAACTGGGATAATGTCTCTAAACCCATTGAACTAGGAGGTTTTAATATAAGAAAAACTGAACACCTTAGTACTGCTTTTCTGGCCAAATTGGCCTGGAGAATGCTTAATGAACCAGATGCTCTTTGGGTTTATATCTTATGCCATAAGTATTTTTATGATTCTAACCCCCTGCATGCTACTAACAATGATTCTGTGTCTTGGATATGGAAGGAAATTTGCAAGGGACTAGAATTGATTAGGAAGCATTATTGTTGGGAGGTGGGAAATGGATCTTCTATTGAAATCTGGAAAGATAAGTGGGTACCTAATAGAAATACTTATGTAAATGCTAATTTTTCTTCTAGAGATATGAAAACTGTTAACCAGTTAATAGATCAGGAAACAAGGCAGTGGGATAGAGAAACTCTAAGTTGTCTTTTTGATAGGGACACTATTAGTGACATATGTCTAATCAGAATACCCTCTAATGGTAAGGACATTCTTAGATGAAAGCCAACTCATAATGGGAAGTTCAGTGTTAAGTCAGCTCATAAATGCATCATGAAGGAAATTTATGGTAGTGGAAATGATAATTTCCCTTAGAAGACTTTGTGGAAACTTGACCTCCCACAGAAAATAAAGCATTTTCTGTGGAAGTGTATGCGTGACTGTGTTTCTGTTAGAAGCAAACTATCAAGGTTTGTTTCCTCTATACCTAGTTAATGTCCTTTCTGCAAAAGGAATTCTGAAACTAGAAATCATCTCTTTGTTGAATGTGAAATTACTGAAAGGTTGTGGTTTGCACTAGAATGAAATATTGCAGGAAGCATTGATAATATGAATTTGCAGGAAAAATTCATACAATTTGTCATTTTTTCTATGTGGCAAATTTGGAATCCTTGATGTAATGTGGTGTTTAATAATGCTCAGGTTCAGGTGAATAATCTGGTTTCTCAAGTTACTAAAGATATTAGGGAATGGAATGAAAATATAATGTGACTGTTGGAAAATAGAACTGCAGCAAGTCAGAGCAGAGTTGTAATACCATGGAGCTTACCAGACCATGGTTTCCAGAAATTTAACTTTGATGCGGCATTTGTGAGAGAAAGTAAGCATATGGGAATAAGACTAACAGTCTTTAATGATGCAGGTCAATGTGGAGGTGCACAATCAATCCATGGAGTAGCTAATGATGAGGAGCAGGCTGAGGATTTGGCAGCACTAGGAGCTATAAAGTGGGAAAAAGCTGAAGCAGTACAAAAACTACATTTGGAGGGTGATTGTCTGTAGTAAATGCTATCAATGGTAGTTTAGGTTCTGTTAGATGGACAAATAATAATGTAATCCAGGATTGCAGGATTTTATTAGAAAGTTTTacaagttggaaatgcaccttTGTGCATAGACAGTCCCATGAAGTAACTAATAGTTTAGCTAAAAGAGCTAGGAATTTTAGAGCGGATGAATACTGGAACTCAGAGCTTCCAATATGGTTGAAATATCTTATAAGAGATGAACTCAATGTAAACCTTTTCTAAACATATTTAATGAATTTTCCTTTCTTATATATAAGAAAAAGATAGTGTCAGACATCATCCCTTGCAATCTGGTGGGCAGTATGGATTGTGCGGTACACTTTGGGTGCATTTATCAACAGTGTGAAAATCCTCGTTTATAACTGGTGTATGCGACCAATTTTTTTCAAGGTGTCTCATTGGACTCCGTATTATACAATTGGGAACTCTGTGAAGTCTTCTCTTAGTGAAGAGCTAATTTTTCTAATTGCCctttttgagtaaaaaaaatcaagagatatttattgtttttttcaTTAAGAGGCAGAGCCTCATTCAGTGGATACAAAATTTGTCTCACAGTCTCTGAATCAAATGATGTTACATAATTGATATGGTTTTGGATGTGGATCCTATTCGAGATGGTTGATATACTATACCCCGTCCATATGTATTCTATTGCATTTTCATTAGAAAATTTTTAGATATGAGCAGCTTTGAATACTCCATACCTACTGGTTAAAACGAAAACGtactagttatatatatatatatattccttgtTTTTGCATATATGTCAATTAGCATTATCGAAGTAGGTTCAGAATCACTCTGAAAAATAATGTTACGATCACTTCACTCTGTTGCATGTTAGAATGTTGCATCAGTTTCTTCCGCTCCTAATTGTTCTCTTATAGGATAATATGCATTTTAAGAGATAGATACTACCATGTAtatgcaaaacaaaaacaaaaacaacaattatCATTAAGACAAAGCATTGAATTAAAATGAATTTGTCGTTTTTCTTACGTATAATAAAGCCAATCATTAATTCAATTACGACTAAATTTATGTTCTGTACAATGCAATGTATTTTCCCCCTCTTTCTCCTTGTAAGTGAGAGAGTCAGAATTGAATTCTCATTAAAAGGAATCGCAGATCGAATTCTCACAATAACCTCTCATGTGGAATAAACATATAGGGTTTGAACTATGGCATGTCAAACACAATGGGGTTTAGGGGAGATAACTGAGTTGTAGCTCTCAAATTCACATTCCTTGAGGGAGGGGGCACCAGAGATTGGGGAGATAACCTAAAATTAAGTTAACATATTATACTAATTAATATCTCAAGTGGGGTCAGGTATAATTGTCCTTTTTTGGCAGAGATATTACTATTGTTTTTTGGCATCAGGGATGACATCTGTATTGTTTGGAGATGGAGAGAAGTTGTCCCCAAGTAATAAAACATACAACTAATAATCCAAAGTGGTGATGTTTAGACTCATTGACAAAACTAGAGGCAGGCAAGGAAATACGGTACTAGTGGCATTAGTTAAAAAAACACAGCAGTTGAGAATCTTTTCAGATTCATCCTCCATGTTCACTGAATCAGAGTAGTATCTGAGAATGAGATTCACTTTTCTGACTTTCTTCACTTCTTGTCTTTCAAGCTATAATTTCCCATAGCTTATTTATGTCCACACACCTGCTCGGATGGCCGGCGGGGATGGCCCTACCATGGCGGAGCCAAGGTATTAAGTAAGCGGTAAAAAGCTTCTTTATGCAACTTGGAGCTTATGTCCAAAGAGTTAGGACCTAGGAGCCAGCTAGATAGGGTAAGTTTTTTTCCCATTCGTAGACAAATAATAGACAACATTACGACCTCCAAGTGATTGGACAGAAGACTTAGAATTCTTGATACTACTTGTCAAAAGCCTACATTAATTTTTACTGTTTGTATCATTGATCATTTGCTTTTAGATGAAAAGCATTCAGGAGTCAGGACTTCGGGCAAGTCCGGTTGCAGCCATGCAAATTTTGTCAGGTTTATATAGAGGATAGGTCACTAAAACTTGCTAAGTCAATTTATGGCTAACAAGTTGGAGAACAAGAGGCTAAGAGGGCAGTACGAAATTCTGGCTCACAGTATAAATCCAGAAGAAGCTTTATAGTACAATATTGGACTAGTAAGATCAATACAGTTGAACTACCCAAACAAGTAGGGTTCTTGTCTAAATAGGTCCTCTAGATATTGAGACTAAAATGTACATCTACCTAATAGTTAAAACATTAACTAATATCAGCACCCCAAGTTGATTCATTGAAGACAAAAATGAATTCGTTTTCAATATTCTTTTATCTCAACATTTGTTTCCATCCATTCTTTTTCGTAGTTACTTACAAAAAGAAACAAGGCTTTGGAGCTTTCTTCTTAATGTGGCCTAACTTggttggaaaaaaaatgaaaatttcctTGGTTGAAATTtgtttcttgtttcatctcaatCAATCGACTACAATATTGCATGGCCATGCGACCCTTTGTAATGTAAAGTGGCGAGCCGTCCGTGAGGATCTTTTCCAAAAATAGTGGAAGGAAATTaagtctttcttttttttatttccttctcattaaaaaaaataaaaactccaAGAGTGACTACAAAGTTCAAGAACAAAAGTTTTTTAATCGAGAAACATATGATTTATAGATAAAAGTTCCGGAAATTGTCacacaaaataattatttatttatttttttcataaacTTGCGTTTATTTTTGTGAATTTCTACACATATACCATAAACATTTTACACTGAAAagggaagaaacaacaaaagattaaGCCAAAACCCCAAAACTAATCTATTTGTCTGCCATGACAACATGCATGACATGCTGGAGCTTCTTCTGCTTCTAGTTATTTTAATGACCGGAGGGTGCATGATCATCAATTTCTTCGAGCTCGATTCCTTGTGCTGCAAATCTAGTCTCTTTATAAACATACCAATTTGCAGCAATCAAGAATGCCCCAAAGTTAAGCATGCTTAGCCCAGATAATAACCAGTAAAAATCATAAAGCTTCCCTTGGTTTAGATTGTCAGATATCCATGGATGCGTGTCGCCAGTAATCATATGTACTATCGAAACCAAGAGAGAACTAAAAAAGAAACCTATTGAAAGTGTGCTCAAAAACAAACCGGTGCTCATAGTTTTCATCCCTTTTGGACACTCTCTTAGGAAGAAATCAAGTTGCCCTGTGTAGATAAAAGCCTCACCAGCACCAACTATTAAAAACTGTGGGATTAACCAAAATACAGTTAACGGTATAGTGGCATTTGGATCATTTGTTAAACCACTTGTTCGTGCTGAGTGTAACCGCTTTATTTCCGTTAGAGCAGCCGCTGACATACCAATTACGGAGAACACTAGGCCTACACCGATACGCTGTAAGGGGGCGAGACCATGCTTGTTTTTGAGTACTTTCCGGCAAATCGGAGCAACTAAGCGGGTATAGATTGGGACAGTCAGCAGAGTGCTACCTACGAAGAAAACCGTTAGTGAGGCAGCAGGAATCTGGAAAGATTTTCCAATTCTACGGTCCATGGTAGCTGCTTGGGAGACGGAGAATGTCGCCATTTGAGCATGAACCGTCCAAAACAGTATTGTTGTTGCCCATATTGGTAGCATCCGCACCACCATTTTTACTTCTTCGACGTCTGTCAGAGTTGTTAAACACCACTTGTTATCTATATGTTGCATATCTTTCTCTACATCTGTGTCCTTGATTGCCGCCTTATCGAGAAAACTGCACATACAATACACATACAATGAGTCTGAGAATCCATATACCTTCTTGATGAAAAATCCAGTGGAGATATATTTAGTCGGACATATTGTCAGCTCAAATGTGACTAGGTGTTAAATGCAGAAGCGTGGAGCCACTGTTATGGTAGTAAAATGGTAAAATCATTCCTAAAACTAGTCATCATCGGACTCTTcaccaattaaaaaaaatcacaagGGTGAACCCTATCTATGGCTTAATTTGTGAGTCTCCTGTTTTCAACCGGTAAACAAGTAGATTTTCCGATTCGCTAATATTCATGCCCACAGATTTTCAACCTCGAAAGTGACGAGGAAGTTAAGAAGGAGCGTGACTTTCAGGACTTGACTATTAGATAAATTACATATATTTTTCTGGATTCAACTATTAGATGAATGACATAAATTTCTCACCAGCTCAAACCAATTTATACTTAAATATATAGAGATACTTTAATTCGTAATTTCTTTCTCaatataattttattttggaCTCTGGAGTATAAGTTAACTTTTCAACGTaaaatttcatttttgttttaagCACTTTTTGGAAATATACTAAATAATTAACTTCATAGAGATTCGGAATGAATTACGTACCGGAATTGTTTGCTATGAGGTAGTTTTTGCTTCTGAGCTTTCTTTTTTCCGTCGTCTTGTATTTTGTCGTCGAGGTTGAAAAGAAGTGACGAATCCGACGGTAACTCCAACTGACGTTTCCTCCATGCAGCAACAAAAACCGTTGCTATTTGTGTTAACGGACTGCCTACGAGATTTTTGAAACGGTATTTTCTCGTTCCAGATAAGAAAATAACGAGGCCTAAAACAATAGTCGCCGCACAAATACCGTAACCCCATTCTCTTCCAACGTTATCTTGTATGTAAACAAGTACAGAGACCGCCATTAATGATCCTAGacttatgaagaagaaaaaccagctgaaaaaactcaacattTGGGATTTTTCTTTCTCATCGGACTCGTCAAATTGATCAGAACCAAAACCAGATACACTTGATTTCAGACCACCGGTTCCGAGTGCCGTTAAGTAAAGTGCCATGTAAAGAACCGTGAGCTGAGTACTAGTTGCTGGAACACATTCTGACGATCCTATTACTGCACACTTTGGTGGGTGAAGGCTTGGAATTACAGTAGATATTGTCAATATCGTCACACCCTGTTCAAAATCGAAAATTACCATACGtttaaaatattacaaaaattgtATGAAAACAAATTAGGAACGGATAAACTATAAACCGAGAATAATTGATTGTTGCAGATTATTATGAGCCTCAATAATTATTCTCTAACGTCAAAGGCCATCTCTGCGGATACCATGTTATCACATTCAAAGACatgaaactattttttttttcaatttttttttttataatttatatTTCAACGATAGTCAAGTTGCACTTAGTCTGAGTTTTATCGAAACTTCATCTAAAATATTATTGCatgattattattttatttttccgggAATTATCATACCATGGCTTGAACTGTGGTAAAGATGGCTATGGTGAGATATCTGCAACAAGACCAACAAAATTAGAGTAATTAGAATCAGAAAAACGGAAATCAACATCGTTAATAAAAATTGTGCTGGTGATTCTACTGACCGTCCTAGAAATGTATCAGCAATGAATCCACCGAGCAAGCACAGCATGAACGACGTTCCTAAGAAGTTAGTAACTGCATTAGCTGAAGTTGCATTTCCGAGATGCATCACACCAGTTAAATACGTAACCAAATTCACTGCAATCCCTAGCGTTGTTAGTCTCTCGTTCAATTCCACCACTGCACAAACAAAAACAAGCTTTCTACAACTCAGTATATAGTTCACTTACACAGTGATGAGTATCACAAAAGACAGAAACAAGAGACGAACCTAAGATCATGGCAGCACTAAGCCATCCTCCAGATCTCGACCTATCCGAAGGTCTACCTTTGTAATCCCTGGAATCTGAAAGAGTAGTAGTACTCTTTTTTTCATCAGCGGAAACCATTTCTGTAATTCTGTTTCCTTTTAAGTTTTGGAAAAATATGAATATGAAGGGATATATGGCGAGCGAGAGATGGAGAGATAGAGAGAATAATATATGAGTTTGTGTAATTCTGAATATGAGGTGCTGAGATTGTCCATTTTATAGGGGTGTAAGCTGTAAGAGTGTGTGGCGTGGACTGTCTCGCGGATATGTCACAAACAGTGCAGAATTCCTCAAATAATTGAATAAAAAAATGAGTTCCAAAATTCCAGAAATAAAGATAAATTAAAATCTGCTACATCCATATAAGTATTGTGGTGTCACCTACCCTATATGAATTTAACTTGGCCTTTGGAGATTAAATTAGTATAATTACTTCAATAATTTAAGACGTCGGTCTGTCGGGGCAGCTTCGTTATCAACTCGAGAATTCAAttagcattttttttctttctaaaattcAGATTTTAAAAAATATTAGAAAAGAAACTCGAGATGTTTAGAGCACCATGTACGAGTTTGTGCATATCTGATCGAGCACAACTAATTGGTTGATTCAGGGAATGTGAGTAAACTCTAGATCGTAGAATTTGACCCTTTTATATTAGTGCAAGAAACGCTTTACTAAAACTACTAAAACTAAAATGATAAAAGAATGAAATGCATGCTCAGTGTCCATAATGTACGTAGTTCTTTTATTCCTGTTTCTCGTGTGCTACCCATTTTGTTTGCAGCAGTGTTATCCCGCACGACCTTGCGGGAAACTATTCCGTTCAAGCGGCTTCTTTACGTTTAGATCATGCAAAAACACAGATCTAACAGTCTTGAACCCTTTAGGGAAAATGGTGGGTCATATCCTGAAAGTAGTGGATCCTTTCCTGAATGTGAATCTAACCGCTGATATAATCATCCAACTGTAAAGAAGCCGCTTTTGCGGGAAGCCGTCCCACAAAGTCGTGTGGGATAGCATTTGTCTTTTGTATGCGGGAAGTGTTGTTTTTTTGACGTCCCAATTTATTAACAGCATGAGTAAGAATTTTAAAATTTCACGACTTTTAAAAATATGTTTTCCAAATAcgaaaaacaataaaaattaggaaaatgataattataatttagcataaatacttgatttttcttttatcaccttAATTTTCGATTTTTCAGAGCCGGTGAACAAAATGGGTTTGAGGAGTATTTAGCTTTATGCTACATAACATAGGAAATTGTTCAATTTTTACAGATTAGCTTTAGCATAACACACACTATAAAACAGAAGGTctcttgggacggccaaaaaacatcccaagaggacaaaaaaccgtcccaagaggtattagggatggtttatgtaccgtcccctgttgcaccgtcactaatactatttggtcatgttttctttttgggacggacatattttagccttgatttaaatattttatgactattagggacggtcaggccatcaccgtcgcaaatatccttctttagggaCGATTTTTTCAAAACTGGCCGTCCCTAGAAGCCTTCTTTTTTTGTAGTGACAGTACGTAAAATTAGCATATCATTTGATGCTATATATCAGGTAGTACAATGTTTCGTGGTGTATTCCAAAAATTTAGTACGCGGTATTGTGTTATAAATGTGTTTACACAAATTAATTAACAACTCTACTTTTCTCCTTTTCCTTTACCATTGATGAAGCTGATTATTATAATTACTAGCCGCTAAAAAGGATAGATGAAAAGTGCTCAAACACAGCTGATAAATAAAGCTTGGTTTGACTTTAAGTTGAGAAATAAAATTGTAGCCGTCCAATTAAAATCATTGCATGTTTTTGATTGATCGTTAAATATTCAAAACAGCAATTGCACAACAGTATATCTAATAATAGGTTTGACAATACCTCAATGGAAAATTATATCCAATAATAATATAATCAATAATGCACTTTATGAAAGTTATATCATAGATTGTCTATGATCTATCGGAGCAAGGGCTGTGGAGGGAGTGTTTTCGTTCAATATGGATGAGTCTCACTGGATTTGATCAAATTAGATGCACTATGGAGTGAGAGTACACACTCATTCATCAATAATCACTCATGCACTCACTGGACGAATGAGTGGGCGAAAGGAGAGACCAAGCGGTTGTTTTTTGGCCATTTGGAAAAAAAACACATTGAGCGGCTGAAAGTCTGTCTCCCAAAcctatttttagagttttaatGGAACATAAACATTTTGTCCAACTGGCTGGATTCGGATAGGGGCCTGGGTCCGGCTTTAgcgtataaaaaaaaaaactcttagaTGCGGgaaccataattaggttttattattaaaaaagagaaaaaagctaCGAGGAGGCATATGTTTAGCCGTTTTTCTCTCCAAGCGGATAAAGATTAGCTGATTAGTCTATAAATTTAGACTCCCATGGGCAGAAAACACTCTTTCACTTGGTCTCTCACTCAGTTTGGCAGTGAATGAGTGTTAAAAACACTcactccatagcccttgctcttagcAGTCTTACTTGTATCAAAATGGTGGCCAAAAAAAGGAAGGTTTTCGAATTTTCACACTAAGCGCCATAGATTTAACTGTCAAACTGCTAGTCAAGTGATATAAAAATTATAGCAATGCGATAGTCATCTAGTGGCAAAGTGTTTTCTGATGGACCAGAAAATTATGCCTGGTGTGGTTAGGCGCGCAGGTCACAACactcccgatgcgccatgatgatgctacttATCGAACCTTAAGACTAGGAAAATGCatgtccattttctcctgcaagcatgctcgtggagcatgatgcaactaatTTAGctcccacaccgttccaacttacccttattcTGCAAAGGGTTTAAAACCTTGAAGGCTATGGACGATGCaccttgcatgcatcactggtttatgagtcttgtccaggcataaggtATGCTTGGACTTGTACACATGCCATTAACGGCCTAACTCCATCTCCATTAGGCTCATGCAAGCTCCGCTACTTGCATACAGATATGACTTACTTTCCTGTCCATGCCCAATGCACTATTGGTACATGACtacgtcgaacgccttgataggaagtatgagcatccaaggaatggaatgcaacttgcctcatcaagtttgtccACAATCATATCTTGCGTCGAAATgccgatccagatgatatgagaggccaatgtgccgtaatcatctcccaattagatgatatgagcgacaacgtgctgggcCGAAAATATTGCTGCAACTCATTACGGCTTCCTACATACCCTTACCTActttaaagggatcaagcacagaccgtagttcatcctcgaagggacaagcaAATTAATCCAACTCGTTTATAAGTCCGTGGCCAAGAAATAATGGAAAATGGCCTCGtctgtataggtcgttccgtcaaaatgcatgcAATATGCATTCGCCTTGGCCCTATGGCCTTATACCCTTTTGCGGACAAGGGTACGTCtgaaacggtgtggaagctaagttagatgcatcatgctccacaatcatgcttgcaagggcgaatggacgtgcattttcctaactTTAAGGCCCATatcgtagcatcatcatggcaCATCGGGGGAGTTATGTCCTGAGCGCCCAGACGCGCCAGGCGCATTGGTTACAAAACTTGTTTCAACATCCTCAGAGATCTTCATAGACTTAACATCTTCTGCTTCATAAATGATCCACCACCCGAGTATTGTACGAGGATGTTAATTACCGAGTTTTATAATTTAAATTTAATCTAATGATAATAGATTATTGTTATGTTAACA
This DNA window, taken from Papaver somniferum cultivar HN1 chromosome 3, ASM357369v1, whole genome shotgun sequence, encodes the following:
- the LOC113355487 gene encoding protein NRT1/ PTR FAMILY 6.3-like, translating into MVSADEKKSTTTLSDSRDYKGRPSDRSRSGGWLSAAMILVVELNERLTTLGIAVNLVTYLTGVMHLGNATSANAVTNFLGTSFMLCLLGGFIADTFLGRYLTIAIFTTVQAMGVTILTISTVIPSLHPPKCAVIGSSECVPATSTQLTVLYMALYLTALGTGGLKSSVSGFGSDQFDESDEKEKSQMLSFFSWFFFFISLGSLMAVSVLVYIQDNVGREWGYGICAATIVLGLVIFLSGTRKYRFKNLVGSPLTQIATVFVAAWRKRQLELPSDSSLLFNLDDKIQDDGKKKAQKQKLPHSKQFRFLDKAAIKDTDVEKDMQHIDNKWCLTTLTDVEEVKMVVRMLPIWATTILFWTVHAQMATFSVSQAATMDRRIGKSFQIPAASLTVFFVGSTLLTVPIYTRLVAPICRKVLKNKHGLAPLQRIGVGLVFSVIGMSAAALTEIKRLHSARTSGLTNDPNATIPLTVFWLIPQFLIVGAGEAFIYTGQLDFFLRECPKGMKTMSTGLFLSTLSIGFFFSSLLVSIVHMITGDTHPWISDNLNQGKLYDFYWLLSGLSMLNFGAFLIAANWYVYKETRFAAQGIELEEIDDHAPSGH